The Methanosarcina acetivorans C2A genome includes the window CAGTTTCATTCTGCATTCGCCAACCTCGTTGCGTTGTCCATACATTCGCACTCTATTTTCTTTTTTACACTTTCTGATCTAATCGATATCTGATCTATTTAAATGTATGTGTAGAAAATCAGTATATGCATAGATAACGCTATTATATATGTATATTTTTCTTATTTCTACATTTTGTTGGAATTTATGTTGGAGTGGAAACAAAGGGGTAGATCCTTGACAAAATATTAAGATTCATTGAATGGGGGTCAAATTAGATTGGTATCGGATTGATACATGGACTTGAAAACTATCCGAAAAGTCCTGCTGCTCTGAATGTTATCCATGCACATGCGAAATGAAGCATAGTAAGGTAATTCTCAATTTTCTTTTCCCATCTTATAAGGGGTCTTCTGAATCTGTTTATCCATGAATGTGTCCTTTCCACAACCATCCTCTTGCCCTAAAACCTTGTATCTGTATTCTTATGTTTTCCTCTCCACGATTTTTGATATGGCAGTATACCCATATTCTTTAACCAATTCTCTGATATCAGGAAAATCGTATCCCTTATCCATACATATATTCTGAATCACATCATCTTGAGACGGTCTTTCAAAAATAATGGTGTCTAAAGTTTCTTTTACAAGCTTTTTACTGTGACAATTCGCTCCATCAACCGTTACTGAAAGTGGTATACCTTTACCATCTGTTTAAATGCTCCTTTTTGTACCTTTTTTGCCATGATCAGTTAGATTAGCTCCTGTTCCAGTTCCCCCTAATGGTGTTTTTGTCATAGCGCCATCAATTGTTAGCCATTCCCACCCTAATCCGTTTTTACTATCGTACTCCCGTAGACCAGCTCGCCACATTTTTTCAAACTCCATAAAACCGGGGCAAAGATTTCCACTGGCAACCAGTACGAAGGAGATTAAAAATGTCACTCAGTATTATCTTTTCATCTTTTCGAGGTCTTCCTACCTTCTTTTTCGGTTTAGGAAGAGGTAATAATGGTTTGAGTTTACTCCAGAAGTCCTCAGAAATCTCATAGTCATGTACCGTTTTTCGTTTTGTCAATACCACATATTACCCTGAATCGGAATCAAAATACTTTTCGGATAGGCTCTAAATCCTAGTACCTTTGTAGCTACAATAAAAAAGGCGAATCCTATTACAAATGAGTTAGACTGTTCTTCATTAATCTTTATATTATTCTGTACAAATGAGTTAGACTGTTCTTCATTAATCTTTATATTATTCTGGCAATGCCGCAAGGCTCGCTTCTAAAGGACCTATTTCTATTTCTTGTTATCCTAAGAATTTAATTTCATATACACCTTAGAAACTGAAAATTTGAAACTCTCATAAGTCTCAATATTTTTCATGAATATATATAAAATACTGGTCAAAATAAATAAAAAGAAAAACTCTAATAAACTATGTGATCTGACTGAATTTGGCGGTTAAAAATCCTGAATAAGCAGGCATTTTTCTTCGAAAAGAGCCTATTTTTTATGGATGTTTCGCTTTCTGGCACGCAAAATAAAGTAAACTGTCTTAGGGTATTTCCATGTTAGAAGAACTCCTCACAACCCTCACTTCCAGGCAAAGAGATGCAGTTAAACATGTTTCAGGCCCCCTGTTGATTCTTGCAGGGGCAGGTACAGGTAAGACCACAACAATCACTGGTAAAATTGCTTGCATGATCAAAGTACGTGGAATTAAGCCGGAAAAAATTCTTGCCCTTACTTTCTCAAGGGAAGCTGCCAGAAATATGGAAAAGAAAATTTCTGAACTTCTGGGGCAGGGGACCAATGTAAAGGTGAGTACTTTTCACTCTTTCTGTGCCGAATTGATAAGAGATAATTCTGAAAAGTGCGGGGTCTCGGAGCAATTTACTATTTTTGAGGAAATCGATACAGCTATCCTGATTTATAAGGAACTGGGAATAACTTCGAGAAATGCTACTTTATATTCCAGCACAATCGCAAAGGCAAAAGACCTGAACATTTCTATTGATAAATTCAACGATTATCTTAAAACAAAAAAGGAATCGCTACTTATTTTTGCTGAAGAAAGTATATTTGAGCAATTCTATACCGAGTGTAAGATCAACCTGAACACGTTTCATTTAAAGGACAAAACGCAGCAAAAAACCCTGAAAGATGAAAAGAAAAAATGGCAGGAATTTATTGGACTTTATGATGAATACCGTAAATATACTGATTTCATCCACGCCTGGGAAACCTATGAAGAGAGAAAGAAAACCCTAAATTGCCTTGATTACGGGGACCTTAACAGGATTGCCCTTGATTTCCTTAACACCTATGGCACGGCAGAGTTGAATGATACCTATACCCACATTATTGTTGACGAGTTTCAGGACACAAATTACGTGCAGTTCGAACTTATCAAGCACCTGACTGCAGGAGAGCAAAATATTACAGTGGTTGCGGATGCAAACCAGAGCATCTATGCCTTTCGGGGAGCCTACTCAAACAATATTGAGGAATTCAAAAAGCAGTTCGGGATTTCAGAAAAAGACGTTTTATCCCTTGATACGAGTTTCAGGTCAACAAATAAGATCTTAAGGGTTGCTCACAGGCTGATTTCACATAACTATCCTGAAGATCGAAAAAGCGAGTGTCTCCTCCTCAAAAACTGCGATGCCAACGAGGGCAAAAATGTAGTCGTCCAGGAAACAAAGGATGAGGGGGAAGAGGCAAGAAAAATTGCCGAACAGATCGAATCCTATATCAAAAAGGGCATTCCCCTGAAAGAAATTGCAGTCCTTTACCGGACCCATACCCAGGGAAGACAGATCCGGCAGGTTCTACAGCGGCGCGAAATCCCCGTGCTTGTGAAAGATGATGCGGATTATCTGAAACAGCCCGAAATCAAGACCGTACTTTCCTATCTCTATGTACTGAATAACCTCAATGACCCCACTCCCAGAGGAACCGAGGCATGGTGGCGGCTTTTTCATTACAATAACAGTCTCGAAGACAGTGATTCCGTTCGGATAGGAGAGTACGTTAAGAAAAACAAAATTTCTTTTCAGGAAGCCATCTACCACCGTCTTGACAAGATAGGGTTAAGTGAAAACGGGTGCATTACCGTTAAAAATGTAAAGAAAACAATCATGGTCCTCAGTGAGAAAAAAGTGCTGGACGTATCCGAGCTCCTGCTTGAGATTTACGAGCTTAGCGGAATTGTAAGGCATCTTTCCCGGCTGGATACCATGAAAACCAGGGAAGCTTTCTTGAACCTCCGAAACCTGCACGAAATGGCAAAGCATTTTGAGCAGTTTCATAACAGGGAGCTTTTTGGCTTCATCGATTACCTTGAGGTTCTTGACGAGATGGGCGGCAACCCGCACCTGCAAGGATCACGGAAGAAGATGCGGTAAGCCTGATGAGCATCCACGCAGCAAAAGGACTCGAATTCAGAGTTGTTTTTGTAACCAATATGGCAAAGGATAAGTTCCCTCTTTTAAGGGGTGGGCAAGATTTTCTGATTCCGCTGGAAATGATGGAACAGTACCGTGACCTTTTCTCAGCGAAGTTAAGTGAAGCAGAGCTTGAGAAGGCAATAAAGGAGCGGAAAAAAGAAATCAGATTCGAAGAAGAACGCAGGCTCTGTTACGTGGCCTTTACGAGGGCAAAAGAAGACCTCATACTTACGCGTTCTCAGGAATATGGCGGCAAAGAGCGGGAACCATCCGAGTTTTTAATGGAAATCGGATACGACCACTGGAGAGACCTGGATATTGCTGCAGAAGGGGGTACAGCCGGCAGTGTGGAAAAAGAGTTCATCTTTGATGAGCTGAACCTGTCTTATCGCAGGGATCTTGAGGTTAAGACTGCCGGCCTTGTAAAGGACAACGAACTTGAGCGGGAGAAAAATCGGTGTATACAACTGCTTATTGAATCCCTCGATAAGGACCTTGAGGAAGCCGTACACTACCTGATGGTATACAGAGCCCTCAGGGATGGAGACTGCGGAAATTATCTCAAGGAAATTCAGCAAAAATGGAGCCTGATAGACCCTGCTATGAAAGCAGGAGAGATCCTATCAAAAATGAAGACCAAAAGTAATGGATTAAGGTTTAATCCGGAAACCTTTAGTTTCAGCTTTTCCGCTTTGAAGGTATATGAAACCTGTCCGAAACAGTATGAATTGCAAGAAATCCTGCGCATGCCAAGCCGGAAGAACGCAGACTCCACAGGCGCCATGACAAAGGGGAGTTTCGTACATAAGGTACTTGAAACCGCAGTTAAAGAAAGGGTTGCAGAAAAGCGGGCACTATATGAGATAGCTGAAACTCTTCATAAAAAGCCCGAATGGATGTATGCAGATCTTGAATCTACCCTTCCTCTTTTTGAAGTATTCTGGCTCCGAAACAAAGACCGGATTTCGAATAATCTCATGGTTGAGAAGTGGTTTTCAGTCATTATAGACGGCTTCGTTTTCAAGGGTATTATTGATAGAATTGATTTGCTTGACCCCTCCAAAAAAGAGGTTGAGATCATCGATTACAAGACCGGGAAGTATGATGTGAATCCAGAAGACCGTTCAAGGCAGCTCCTGCTCTACGCAAAAGGTTTTGAACACATGTATCCCGGATACACGGCGAAAAAGCTTACATTTGACATGCTGGCTATGGAAAAACCCAGGAGTTTTGAGCTGCAGGAGAACGGAGAGTACAGAGGTACTGAAGGCAGAGTAAGTCCACTTGATAGAGAAGCAATAGATTCTATGCTGGTGACTGCACGAAGGATTGCTTATGATTATGAGCATGAGTTTGAAAAGACCGCGGATCTGGAAGTCTGCAAGGAATGCGAGTTCAGACTATACTGTGATGGAGTAGATCTATGAAAGATATTGGAAGCTGGAGCCGGTAGAATGACTTTTTCCGAAATACACAGTAAGCTGACAACTGTAGATTCAGAGGACTTGCTTACATCCGATATTTTCGGGTGTTGCTCTTTTTTAAACTACAATGATCTCCTTGAGCATGTTTTAAGGGAATCTGTGCATTTCAATTCTAAGGATAATCTCTGTATTCCTAAAACTGTGATTTCGGA containing:
- a CDS encoding ATP-dependent helicase — its product is MLEELLTTLTSRQRDAVKHVSGPLLILAGAGTGKTTTITGKIACMIKVRGIKPEKILALTFSREAARNMEKKISELLGQGTNVKVSTFHSFCAELIRDNSEKCGVSEQFTIFEEIDTAILIYKELGITSRNATLYSSTIAKAKDLNISIDKFNDYLKTKKESLLIFAEESIFEQFYTECKINLNTFHLKDKTQQKTLKDEKKKWQEFIGLYDEYRKYTDFIHAWETYEERKKTLNCLDYGDLNRIALDFLNTYGTAELNDTYTHIIVDEFQDTNYVQFELIKHLTAGEQNITVVADANQSIYAFRGAYSNNIEEFKKQFGISEKDVLSLDTSFRSTNKILRVAHRLISHNYPEDRKSECLLLKNCDANEGKNVVVQETKDEGEEARKIAEQIESYIKKGIPLKEIAVLYRTHTQGRQIRQVLQRREIPVLVKDDADYLKQPEIKTVLSYLYVLNNLNDPTPRGTEAWWRLFHYNNSLEDSDSVRIGEYVKKNKISFQEAIYHRLDKIGLSENGCITVKNVKKTIMVLSEKKVLDVSELLLEIYELSGIVRHLSRLDTMKTREAFLNLRNLHEMAKHFEQFHNRELFGFIDYLEVLDEMGGNPHLQGSRKKMR
- a CDS encoding RecB family exonuclease encodes the protein MSIHAAKGLEFRVVFVTNMAKDKFPLLRGGQDFLIPLEMMEQYRDLFSAKLSEAELEKAIKERKKEIRFEEERRLCYVAFTRAKEDLILTRSQEYGGKEREPSEFLMEIGYDHWRDLDIAAEGGTAGSVEKEFIFDELNLSYRRDLEVKTAGLVKDNELEREKNRCIQLLIESLDKDLEEAVHYLMVYRALRDGDCGNYLKEIQQKWSLIDPAMKAGEILSKMKTKSNGLRFNPETFSFSFSALKVYETCPKQYELQEILRMPSRKNADSTGAMTKGSFVHKVLETAVKERVAEKRALYEIAETLHKKPEWMYADLESTLPLFEVFWLRNKDRISNNLMVEKWFSVIIDGFVFKGIIDRIDLLDPSKKEVEIIDYKTGKYDVNPEDRSRQLLLYAKGFEHMYPGYTAKKLTFDMLAMEKPRSFELQENGEYRGTEGRVSPLDREAIDSMLVTARRIAYDYEHEFEKTADLEVCKECEFRLYCDGVDL